The Actinomyces sp. oral taxon 414 genome has a segment encoding these proteins:
- a CDS encoding DUF4190 domain-containing protein, with translation MARVSTTPPPARPPFPGTEQINPAEVFSGPGYQAPRTRTDPAAVAALVLGLLFFIPGAGLIAAALGLWALRRLRGSYDTGLTQAWFGVVVGSAATAAWLWSWCLTTLLFG, from the coding sequence ATGGCGCGCGTGAGCACGACGCCGCCGCCCGCGCGCCCGCCCTTCCCGGGCACCGAGCAGATCAACCCCGCCGAGGTCTTCTCCGGGCCCGGCTACCAGGCGCCGCGCACGCGCACCGACCCGGCCGCCGTCGCCGCGCTCGTCCTGGGCCTGCTCTTCTTCATCCCCGGCGCCGGACTCATTGCGGCGGCCCTGGGCCTGTGGGCCCTGCGGCGCCTGCGCGGGTCCTACGACACCGGGCTCACGCAGGCCTGGTTCGGCGTCGTCGTCGGCAGCGCCGCGACCGCGGCCTGGCTGTGGAGCTGGTGCCTCACCACCCTGTTGTTCGGGTGA
- a CDS encoding glutamine amidotransferase-related protein: protein MKPFIMISTRPEIEAAEQEYESFLLQGGLERDQLQHIRLEEVDFLDAFTAGDVSGVFIGGSPYDLSTPEPAKTRTQLRVEEQVRELLAVALKEGVPLLATGFGLEVLADYLGTATSTRFAEALGATEVFLTAQGREDPLLEGMPQTFTAFVGHHEGAVDVPAHATLLASSADCPVQMIRVGRSVYGTQFNPELDVERFLQRVSIYSDAGYGDPGMIDDILIGARTSTNEHQAGRIIRRFVEHFRSE, encoded by the coding sequence GTGAAACCCTTTATCATGATATCCACGCGTCCGGAGATCGAGGCGGCGGAGCAGGAGTACGAGTCCTTCCTCCTTCAAGGCGGCCTGGAGCGCGACCAGCTCCAGCACATCCGGCTCGAGGAGGTCGACTTCCTCGACGCCTTCACGGCCGGCGACGTCTCCGGCGTCTTCATAGGCGGCAGCCCCTACGACCTGTCGACCCCCGAGCCCGCCAAGACCCGCACGCAGCTGCGTGTAGAGGAGCAGGTGCGCGAGCTCCTGGCCGTCGCCCTCAAGGAGGGGGTGCCGCTGCTCGCCACCGGCTTCGGCCTGGAGGTGCTCGCCGACTATCTCGGCACGGCGACGTCGACCCGCTTCGCCGAGGCGCTGGGCGCCACCGAGGTGTTCCTGACCGCGCAGGGCCGCGAGGACCCGCTGCTGGAGGGCATGCCCCAGACCTTCACCGCCTTCGTCGGCCACCACGAGGGCGCCGTCGACGTCCCGGCGCACGCGACGCTGCTGGCCAGCTCGGCCGACTGCCCCGTGCAGATGATCCGGGTGGGCCGCAGCGTCTACGGCACCCAGTTCAACCCCGAGCTCGACGTCGAGCGTTTCCTCCAGCGCGTCTCCATCTACTCCGACGCCGGTTACGGCGATCCGGGCATGATCGACGACATTCTCATCGGCGCCCGCACCAGCACCAACGAGCACCAGGCGGGCCGCATTATCCGGCGCTTCGTGGAGCACTTCCGCAGCGAGTAG
- a CDS encoding Sir2 family NAD-dependent protein deacetylase, which translates to MSTVSSAVAALAEVMAGRRTLAVTGAGISTDSGIPDYRGVGTTPIEPVDFQQFTSDPVWYRWVWARNQATWRLLEGLAPTPGHLALARLEEAGLLSGVATQNVDRLHSRAGQATVWELHGAYDRVVCLTCGRMVGRAEIDARLEAANPGFPRESDPARIAITPEADRAAAEACDFRAVTCEVCDGLLKPDIVFFGESLPPAMEAAMRAAGECDAVLVAGTSLAVLTGLWIVRQAMAHGAEVLVINRGPTAVDELADVRVGGGTSEVLSALAGELLGGE; encoded by the coding sequence ATGAGCACCGTGAGCAGCGCCGTCGCCGCCCTGGCCGAGGTCATGGCGGGGCGCCGGACCCTGGCCGTGACCGGAGCCGGCATCTCCACCGACTCCGGCATCCCCGACTACCGCGGCGTGGGCACGACGCCGATCGAACCGGTCGACTTCCAGCAATTCACCTCCGACCCGGTGTGGTACCGCTGGGTGTGGGCCCGCAATCAGGCGACCTGGCGCCTGCTGGAGGGGCTGGCCCCGACCCCCGGCCACCTGGCCCTGGCGCGCCTGGAGGAGGCGGGCCTGCTCAGCGGGGTTGCCACCCAGAATGTCGACCGGCTCCACTCGCGGGCGGGCCAGGCCACCGTCTGGGAGCTGCACGGGGCCTACGACCGCGTCGTATGCCTGACCTGCGGGCGCATGGTGGGTCGGGCCGAGATCGACGCGCGGCTGGAGGCCGCCAACCCCGGCTTCCCGCGCGAGAGCGACCCCGCCCGCATCGCCATCACCCCCGAGGCCGACCGGGCCGCCGCCGAGGCCTGCGACTTCCGGGCCGTGACCTGCGAGGTCTGCGACGGGCTGCTCAAGCCGGACATTGTCTTCTTCGGCGAGTCGCTGCCGCCCGCCATGGAAGCGGCGATGCGGGCGGCGGGCGAGTGCGACGCGGTCCTCGTGGCGGGCACGAGCCTGGCGGTTCTTACCGGGCTGTGGATCGTGCGCCAGGCGATGGCCCACGGCGCCGAGGTCCTGGTCATTAATCGGGGGCCGACGGCGGTCGACGAGCTGGCGGACGTGCGCGTCGGGGGCGGGACCAGCGAGGTCCTGTCCGCGCTCGCCGGGGAGCTCCTGGGCGGCGAGTAG
- a CDS encoding glutamine amidotransferase: MKPFLLLATRADDGPADAEYEAFLTRTGLAEHELVRHRLEAEPLPEIRLEDWSGIMVGGSPFNTTTPQDTKSQVQRRVEAELDVLLDRLVEADFPFLGACYGVGTLGRHQGAVIDTRYAEPVSAPQIALTDAGRADPVCAGITSPFHSFVAHKEAISVAPPRAVVLATSESCPVQMLRVRANLYATQFHPELDGAALGHRLGFYVGHGYFATEELERLRAWALTQDVSPSWAVLRNFVAVHAR, encoded by the coding sequence GTGAAACCCTTCCTGCTCCTGGCCACCCGTGCCGACGACGGCCCCGCCGACGCCGAGTACGAGGCCTTCCTCACCCGCACCGGCCTGGCCGAGCACGAGCTCGTCCGTCACCGCCTCGAGGCCGAGCCCCTGCCCGAGATCCGGCTCGAGGACTGGTCCGGGATTATGGTGGGCGGCTCCCCTTTCAACACCACCACGCCCCAGGACACCAAATCGCAGGTCCAGCGCCGTGTCGAGGCCGAGCTCGACGTCCTGCTCGACCGCCTGGTGGAGGCCGACTTCCCCTTCCTGGGCGCCTGCTACGGGGTGGGCACGCTCGGGCGCCATCAGGGCGCGGTCATCGACACCCGCTACGCCGAGCCGGTCAGCGCCCCGCAGATCGCCCTGACCGACGCCGGGCGGGCCGATCCCGTGTGCGCCGGGATAACAAGCCCCTTCCACTCCTTCGTCGCGCACAAGGAGGCGATCAGCGTCGCTCCGCCCCGCGCCGTCGTCCTGGCCACGAGCGAGAGCTGCCCGGTGCAGATGCTGCGCGTGCGCGCCAACCTCTACGCCACCCAGTTCCATCCCGAGCTCGACGGCGCGGCCCTGGGGCACCGCCTGGGCTTCTACGTCGGGCACGGCTATTTCGCCACCGAGGAGCTGGAGCGGCTCCGGGCCTGGGCGCTGACCCAGGACGTGAGCCCGTCCTGGGCGGTCCTGCGCAATTTCGTGGCCGTTCACGCCCGCTGA
- a CDS encoding helix-turn-helix transcriptional regulator: MDNDVRALREAKGLTQAQLGQELGVSRQSVNSIEKGKYDPSLPLAIAIARYFDSTVEEIFHA, translated from the coding sequence ATGGACAACGACGTGCGCGCCCTGCGCGAGGCCAAGGGGCTCACGCAGGCACAACTCGGTCAGGAGCTCGGCGTCTCCCGGCAGAGCGTCAACTCCATTGAGAAGGGCAAATACGATCCCTCCCTGCCTTTAGCGATCGCCATCGCCCGCTACTTCGATTCCACCGTCGAGGAGATCTTCCATGCCTGA
- the hrpB gene encoding ATP-dependent helicase HrpB — MDSSAPDPIARLLASPPDLPVVAGLPRLRALLAGADADAGAGADTPAAGPAFPGASAAPAAGPASPGASPAPAAGSAPAAPAPAVVVTAPPGTGKTTLVPPLVADVVARLPSASAGGPRRVIVTQPRRVAARAAARRLASLLDEPVGRTVGYAVRGERVVGRATRIEIVTAGLLLRRLQDDPELSGAAAVVLDEVHERSLDSDLLLALLLDARGALREDLRLVAMSATADLTRLPALLGAPGSPAPVLDVPGPLHPIAEYWAPPPSAVARLGPHGVPREFLAHVAATAERALDERPGDALVFLPGAREVDDVVARLRRALPDSVDVLPLHGRLGAAAQDAALAPSAPGRRRVVVSTNVAESSLTVSGVRIVVDSTLTRRPRLDVARAMSGLVTVGVSRSAGIQRAGRAGREGPGAVHRCCTPVDWARSPQAPSPEIASADLTRAALELAVWGAPDGAGLTWIEPPPEAAMRVARQTLAGLGLVQDGAVTALGRAVAALPAGVREARALLVAARKIGIRRAAEAAALLTADLRAPAADLTALARRVREGGAVGRAWRAEAERLEAAASRADAASVASLAAVAAVAKAPSAASALTPGPAGGGGEGRVAGLAQTVGVVGALARPEWIARRRGPAPMPGRSASYATVGGTGVRLPPDSPLASSPWLAVTDVDLTPGRGDALIRAAAPIDEELALDVAAPWLVQEERTGWVDGRLRSERVRRLGAIELAVAPAGSPSPAAVAEAVVVACREQGPGILPWEGGAAGLRARLALLHRELGEPWPAMDDDSLLARAGDWLVPAVERLAARSRRFDLGTLDLTTALRSLLPWPQAARLDELVPERIEVPSGSRVRVDYGERPVLAVRVQECFGWEETPRVVDGRVPVLLHLLSPARRPVAVTDDLRSFWAGPYQQVRREMRGRYPKHAWPEDPWRPGRPGGSGPRGH, encoded by the coding sequence GTGGACTCCAGCGCCCCCGACCCGATCGCACGGCTCCTCGCCTCGCCGCCGGACCTGCCCGTCGTGGCCGGACTGCCCCGGCTGCGCGCGCTGCTCGCCGGCGCCGACGCCGACGCCGGGGCGGGTGCCGACACGCCCGCCGCGGGGCCCGCATTCCCCGGCGCCTCGGCCGCGCCCGCCGCGGGGCCCGCATCCCCCGGCGCCTCCCCCGCGCCCGCCGCGGGATCCGCCCCGGCCGCGCCCGCCCCGGCCGTCGTCGTCACCGCACCGCCCGGCACCGGCAAGACCACGCTGGTCCCGCCGCTCGTCGCCGACGTCGTCGCCCGCCTCCCGTCCGCCAGCGCCGGCGGACCCCGCCGCGTCATCGTCACCCAGCCGCGCCGCGTGGCCGCCCGGGCCGCCGCCCGCCGCCTCGCATCGCTCCTGGACGAGCCGGTGGGGCGCACCGTCGGCTACGCCGTGCGGGGCGAGCGCGTCGTCGGCCGCGCCACCCGCATTGAGATCGTCACCGCCGGCCTCCTCCTGCGCCGCCTCCAGGACGACCCCGAACTGAGCGGCGCGGCCGCCGTCGTCCTCGACGAGGTCCACGAGCGCTCCCTCGACTCCGACCTCCTGCTGGCCCTCCTCCTCGACGCCCGCGGCGCCCTGCGCGAGGACCTGCGGCTGGTGGCCATGTCCGCGACCGCCGACCTGACCCGCCTGCCCGCCCTCCTCGGCGCCCCCGGCTCCCCCGCCCCGGTCCTCGACGTCCCCGGCCCCCTGCACCCGATCGCCGAGTACTGGGCGCCGCCGCCGTCCGCCGTCGCGCGCCTGGGGCCGCACGGGGTGCCGCGCGAGTTCCTCGCCCACGTCGCCGCCACCGCCGAGCGGGCCCTGGACGAGCGGCCCGGGGACGCCCTCGTCTTCCTGCCCGGGGCGCGCGAGGTCGACGACGTCGTCGCCCGCCTGCGCCGCGCCCTGCCCGACTCCGTTGACGTCCTGCCGTTGCACGGGCGCCTGGGCGCCGCCGCCCAGGACGCCGCCCTGGCGCCCTCCGCCCCGGGCCGGCGCCGGGTGGTCGTGTCCACGAACGTCGCCGAGTCCTCCCTGACCGTGTCCGGGGTGCGGATCGTCGTCGACTCCACGCTGACCCGCCGGCCGCGCCTGGACGTGGCCCGCGCAATGAGCGGCCTAGTCACCGTGGGCGTGTCGCGCTCGGCCGGGATCCAGCGGGCGGGGCGCGCCGGGCGCGAGGGGCCCGGCGCCGTCCACCGCTGCTGCACGCCCGTGGACTGGGCGCGCTCGCCGCAGGCGCCGAGCCCGGAGATCGCCTCGGCGGATCTGACCCGCGCCGCCCTGGAGCTGGCCGTGTGGGGCGCGCCCGACGGCGCCGGCCTGACCTGGATCGAGCCGCCGCCCGAGGCCGCGATGCGGGTCGCCCGCCAGACGCTGGCCGGGCTCGGGCTCGTGCAGGACGGTGCGGTCACGGCCCTGGGGCGGGCGGTGGCGGCCCTGCCCGCCGGGGTCCGCGAGGCCCGGGCGCTGCTGGTCGCCGCGCGGAAGATCGGGATCCGCCGGGCCGCCGAGGCCGCCGCCCTGCTGACCGCGGACCTGCGGGCGCCCGCGGCCGACCTGACCGCGCTGGCGCGCCGGGTGCGCGAGGGCGGGGCGGTCGGCCGGGCCTGGCGGGCGGAGGCCGAGCGGCTGGAGGCGGCCGCTTCCCGGGCAGATGCGGCGTCGGTGGCGTCACTGGCGGCGGTGGCGGCGGTGGCAAAGGCGCCGTCGGCGGCGTCGGCGTTGACCCCGGGCCCGGCCGGCGGCGGGGGCGAGGGGCGGGTCGCGGGACTGGCGCAGACCGTCGGAGTGGTGGGCGCCCTCGCCCGCCCGGAGTGGATCGCCCGGCGCCGCGGCCCCGCTCCCATGCCGGGCCGGTCGGCGAGTTACGCGACGGTCGGCGGCACGGGGGTGCGGCTGCCGCCCGACTCGCCGCTGGCGTCCAGCCCGTGGCTCGCCGTCACCGACGTCGATCTGACGCCGGGGCGGGGCGACGCCCTCATCCGGGCCGCCGCGCCGATCGACGAGGAGCTCGCGCTGGACGTCGCCGCCCCCTGGCTGGTGCAGGAGGAGCGCACCGGCTGGGTCGACGGGCGCCTGCGCTCCGAGCGGGTGCGGCGCCTGGGGGCGATCGAGCTGGCCGTCGCGCCCGCCGGCTCGCCGTCGCCCGCGGCGGTGGCCGAGGCCGTCGTCGTCGCCTGCCGGGAGCAGGGGCCGGGAATCCTGCCGTGGGAGGGCGGGGCCGCCGGGCTGCGGGCGCGCCTGGCGCTGCTGCACCGCGAGCTCGGCGAGCCGTGGCCGGCAATGGACGACGACTCGCTGCTGGCGCGCGCCGGGGACTGGCTCGTCCCGGCCGTGGAACGGCTGGCGGCCCGGTCGCGGCGCTTCGACCTGGGGACCCTGGACCTGACGACGGCACTGCGCTCGCTCCTGCCCTGGCCGCAGGCCGCGCGGCTCGACGAACTGGTGCCGGAGCGGATCGAGGTGCCCTCGGGCTCGCGCGTGCGGGTGGACTACGGCGAGCGGCCGGTTCTGGCGGTGCGGGTGCAGGAGTGCTTCGGCTGGGAGGAGACGCCGCGGGTGGTGGACGGGCGCGTGCCGGTGCTCCTGCACCTGCTGTCCCCGGCGCGCCGGCCGGTGGCGGTCACCGACGATCTGCGCTCCTTCTGGGCCGGGCCCTACCAGCAGGTGCGCCGCGAGATGCGCGGACGCTACCCCAAGCACGCCTGGCCGGAGGACCCATGGCGCCCCGGGCGCCCCGGGGGATCGGGCCCGCGCGGTCACTGA
- a CDS encoding DapH/DapD/GlmU-related protein codes for MTTLEEFRELAARGEALPDDSEVHAFMIETGERTRRLTARLNGEYLEPRERAELFGRITGEPAPSGFRIFPPFTCDFGRNIHLAENVFINSGCRFQDQGGIWIGAGSLIGHNVVLATLDHELSVARRGRLVPGPIRIGRRVWIGANVTVLAGVRIGDGAVVAAGAVVTRDVPSFTIVGGVPARVIRRLTEEEIGEGLGDGESDAAG; via the coding sequence ATGACGACCCTGGAGGAATTCCGCGAGCTCGCCGCCCGGGGCGAGGCGCTGCCCGACGATTCCGAGGTCCACGCCTTCATGATCGAGACCGGCGAGCGCACCCGCCGTCTGACCGCCAGGCTCAACGGCGAGTACCTCGAGCCGCGGGAGCGCGCCGAGCTCTTCGGCCGGATCACCGGCGAGCCCGCGCCGTCGGGCTTCAGGATCTTCCCGCCCTTCACCTGCGACTTCGGACGCAATATTCACCTGGCCGAGAACGTTTTCATCAACTCCGGCTGCCGGTTCCAGGACCAGGGCGGCATCTGGATCGGCGCGGGCAGCCTCATCGGGCACAACGTGGTCCTGGCGACCCTCGATCACGAGCTGTCGGTGGCCCGGCGCGGCCGCCTCGTCCCCGGCCCCATCCGCATCGGGCGGAGGGTCTGGATCGGCGCGAACGTCACGGTGCTGGCCGGGGTGAGGATCGGCGACGGCGCGGTCGTGGCCGCGGGCGCCGTCGTCACCCGGGACGTGCCCTCCTTCACGATCGTCGGCGGGGTGCCCGCCAGGGTCATCCGCCGTCTCACCGAGGAGGAGATCGGGGAGGGCCTGGGGGACGGGGAATCCGACGCCGCCGGTTGA
- a CDS encoding nucleoside deaminase, with protein MTEDRYGAAMGRALELARRAAERGEVPVGAVVLGPDGGAIAEAANARESQCDPTAHAEILALRAAGAALGDSHLDGCALVVTLEPCTMCAGAIQLARLARVVLAAWEPKTGACGSVRDVLRDARAGHRVEVVAGVRAEESRALLTGFFERRRGAGGAGAAGRERRGAGRVGP; from the coding sequence ATGACCGAGGATCGCTACGGGGCGGCCATGGGGCGCGCCCTGGAGCTGGCGCGCCGGGCCGCCGAGCGCGGCGAGGTGCCGGTGGGCGCCGTCGTCCTGGGGCCCGACGGCGGGGCGATCGCGGAGGCCGCCAACGCCCGCGAGTCGCAGTGCGATCCGACGGCGCATGCGGAGATCCTCGCACTGCGGGCCGCCGGGGCGGCGCTGGGCGATTCGCACCTGGACGGCTGCGCGCTGGTGGTCACCCTCGAGCCCTGCACCATGTGCGCCGGGGCGATCCAGCTGGCGCGTCTGGCGCGGGTGGTACTGGCGGCGTGGGAGCCGAAGACCGGGGCGTGCGGGAGCGTGCGCGACGTCCTGCGCGATGCGCGCGCGGGCCACCGGGTCGAAGTGGTGGCCGGGGTGCGGGCCGAGGAGTCGCGGGCGCTGCTGACCGGGTTCTTCGAGCGGAGGCGCGGGGCCGGGGGCGCCGGAGCGGCGGGCCGGGAGCGGCGGGGCGCTGGTAGGGTCGGGCCATGA
- the betT gene encoding choline BCCT transporter BetT, with product MFGASAVIIAVVAAGAFISPSAVQDAFGAAVTWAGKWFGSFYIILITASLVFVVLVAVTRYGLVKLGPDNSTPDFSTFSWAAMLFAAGIGTGIMFFAIAEPVAQYVHPPVGEGGTVEAARHAVVLAIFHYGISGWGVYAVMGMAMAYFAYRRRDALAVRSTLRPLLGRRVDGWIGDVVDTAALVGGVFGIAASLGVGVVQLNVALDILFGIPQGTGAQIGLIALSVIMATISATTGVDRGVRMLSNINVVLAIGLALWVLITGNTAFLMDSLVGSVGDFMVQFPQLTLETYAYNRPEAWLNDWTLFFWAWWVTWGAFVGMFLARISRGRTIREFILGALILPFTYVVMWVAIFGNNALDLIRSGNEEFAEATIAKPEQGLYLMLDAAGGKPVIALALFVGVLFYVTSADSGALVMSSLSSRIRGEREDAAPWLRIFWATLTGVLTVAMLVAGGITILQQATLVMALPFSFILVIIMACLLKALRQEATFNLARSRAYRNRQVGFTGTAAGLRHVSWRDRLSHTFDHVSPEQARRALDRRIVPALEAVAAELGKENLEAQVHVEGAEAVDPDDERNYLGRVTLLVTDPRSEAREGEVEPEVLERAGGRRVFRYVVRMVEAPAPSYGSGMNEADDVTVRLEVRLRGGGVGYDIMDWSADQVAHDVLDHYERWLEYLGTSGAVLETGGNDTRNRRK from the coding sequence GTGTTCGGCGCCTCCGCCGTCATTATCGCCGTGGTCGCCGCCGGGGCCTTCATATCGCCGTCGGCCGTGCAGGACGCCTTCGGCGCCGCCGTGACCTGGGCCGGCAAGTGGTTCGGCTCCTTCTACATCATCCTCATTACGGCCTCGCTCGTCTTCGTCGTCCTGGTCGCCGTGACCAGGTACGGGCTCGTCAAGCTCGGCCCGGACAACTCCACCCCGGACTTCTCCACCTTCTCCTGGGCCGCCATGCTCTTCGCGGCCGGCATCGGCACCGGCATCATGTTCTTCGCCATCGCCGAGCCCGTCGCCCAGTACGTGCACCCGCCCGTCGGCGAGGGCGGGACCGTCGAGGCCGCCCGCCACGCCGTCGTGCTGGCCATCTTCCACTACGGGATCTCCGGCTGGGGCGTCTACGCCGTCATGGGCATGGCCATGGCCTACTTCGCCTACCGGCGCCGCGACGCGCTGGCGGTGCGCTCCACGCTGCGCCCGCTGCTGGGCCGCCGGGTGGACGGCTGGATCGGCGACGTCGTCGACACCGCGGCGCTCGTGGGCGGCGTGTTCGGCATCGCGGCCTCGCTGGGGGTCGGCGTCGTCCAGCTCAACGTGGCCCTCGACATCCTCTTCGGCATCCCCCAGGGCACCGGCGCGCAGATCGGTCTCATCGCGCTGAGCGTCATTATGGCGACCATCTCGGCGACCACCGGCGTGGACCGGGGCGTGCGCATGCTGTCCAACATCAACGTGGTCCTGGCCATCGGGCTGGCCCTGTGGGTCCTGATCACCGGCAACACGGCCTTCCTAATGGACTCGCTCGTCGGCAGCGTGGGCGACTTCATGGTCCAGTTCCCGCAGCTGACCCTGGAGACCTACGCCTACAACCGGCCCGAGGCCTGGCTCAACGACTGGACGCTGTTCTTCTGGGCGTGGTGGGTCACCTGGGGAGCCTTCGTGGGCATGTTCCTGGCCCGCATCTCCCGCGGGCGCACCATCCGCGAGTTCATCCTCGGGGCCCTCATCCTGCCCTTCACCTACGTGGTCATGTGGGTGGCGATCTTCGGCAACAACGCCCTGGACCTCATCCGCTCGGGCAACGAGGAGTTCGCCGAGGCCACCATCGCCAAGCCCGAGCAGGGCCTGTACCTCATGCTCGACGCCGCCGGCGGCAAGCCCGTCATTGCGCTGGCCCTGTTCGTCGGCGTCCTCTTCTACGTCACGAGCGCCGACTCCGGGGCGCTGGTCATGTCGAGCCTGTCCAGCCGGATCAGAGGCGAGCGGGAGGACGCCGCCCCGTGGCTGCGGATCTTCTGGGCCACCCTAACCGGCGTGCTCACCGTGGCCATGCTCGTGGCCGGGGGCATCACCATCCTCCAACAGGCGACCCTGGTCATGGCGCTGCCCTTCAGCTTCATCCTCGTGATCATTATGGCCTGCCTGCTCAAGGCCCTGCGCCAGGAGGCGACCTTCAACCTGGCCCGCTCGCGGGCCTACCGCAACCGCCAGGTCGGCTTCACCGGCACCGCGGCGGGGCTGCGCCACGTCTCCTGGCGCGACCGCCTGTCCCACACCTTCGACCACGTCAGCCCCGAGCAGGCCCGGCGGGCGCTGGACCGGCGCATCGTGCCGGCCCTGGAGGCGGTGGCCGCCGAGCTGGGCAAGGAGAACCTGGAGGCGCAGGTCCACGTCGAGGGCGCGGAGGCCGTCGACCCCGACGACGAGCGCAACTACCTGGGCCGCGTCACCCTCCTGGTGACCGACCCGCGCAGCGAGGCGCGCGAGGGCGAGGTCGAGCCCGAGGTCCTCGAACGGGCCGGCGGACGACGGGTCTTCCGCTACGTGGTGCGCATGGTCGAGGCCCCGGCGCCCTCCTACGGCAGCGGCATGAACGAGGCCGACGACGTCACGGTGCGCCTGGAGGTGCGCCTGCGCGGGGGCGGGGTGGGCTACGACATTATGGACTGGTCCGCCGACCAGGTCGCCCACGACGTCCTCGACCACTACGAGCGCTGGCTGGAGTACCTGGGCACGAGCGGCGCCGTCCTCGAAACCGGCGGAAACGACACGCGAAACCGGCGGAAGTGA
- a CDS encoding FtsX-like permease family protein — protein sequence MTRLLLADLRRHAGTWTWTVAVAVVTGACVSGQLMVMRGSLASARAVGDASLIEAASAVSSFIIASVVLAAAAVLSSTSALAVAERERDHGLWRALGMRPGMLRAVILGQLAAIGAIGALAGTAAGAVVARLMIPLLIRERVVLAGTAPRWVPVDLLWSALIVAGSVVIGGWGAARRAARASEVALLRGRGEEGERWGVARILGLLLRLAAAGGLGAGAVSARLTVRAAGAGSMKAIDASMLGAFSVVGLVCLLAPWLVPWVQRAVAVPPVPGTAWRVAARTAALESRRSSATVLPFLVAIGLVAVLFSARSLGFTGMKMSGFLSMFGLALVVAWSGGVAVIAMSAGRRRRDAALLRALGACEGGVTATQVLEGVLHALTAAVLGLLAFAAASSIMGGAAGLGIVETLARGPWVELGAVTGLTLVTTCLAVVASSRARGGQSVGQVLRAQD from the coding sequence ATGACGCGCTTGCTCCTGGCCGATCTGCGCCGTCACGCCGGTACCTGGACGTGGACCGTCGCCGTCGCCGTGGTCACCGGGGCCTGCGTGTCCGGCCAGCTCATGGTCATGCGCGGCTCCCTCGCCTCCGCCCGCGCCGTCGGCGACGCGAGCCTGATCGAGGCGGCATCCGCCGTCTCCTCCTTCATCATCGCCTCCGTCGTGCTCGCCGCCGCGGCCGTGCTGAGCTCCACCAGCGCGCTCGCCGTCGCCGAGCGCGAACGCGACCACGGCCTGTGGAGGGCGCTGGGCATGCGGCCCGGGATGCTGCGCGCCGTCATCCTGGGGCAGCTGGCCGCCATCGGCGCCATCGGCGCCCTGGCCGGCACCGCGGCCGGCGCCGTCGTCGCCCGCCTCATGATCCCCCTGCTCATCAGGGAGCGCGTCGTCCTGGCCGGCACCGCGCCGCGGTGGGTGCCCGTCGACCTGCTGTGGTCCGCGCTCATCGTGGCCGGGTCGGTCGTGATCGGCGGGTGGGGGGCCGCTCGGCGCGCCGCCCGCGCCTCCGAGGTCGCGCTCCTGCGCGGGCGCGGGGAGGAGGGCGAGCGCTGGGGCGTCGCCCGCATCCTCGGGCTTCTTCTGCGTCTGGCCGCGGCGGGCGGGCTCGGCGCGGGCGCCGTGTCCGCCCGGCTGACCGTCCGCGCCGCGGGCGCGGGCAGCATGAAGGCCATCGACGCCTCCATGCTCGGCGCCTTCAGCGTCGTCGGCCTCGTGTGCCTGCTCGCGCCCTGGCTCGTCCCCTGGGTGCAGAGGGCGGTGGCGGTCCCGCCCGTTCCCGGCACCGCCTGGCGGGTGGCCGCGCGGACCGCCGCCCTGGAGTCGCGCCGCTCCTCGGCCACGGTTCTACCCTTCCTCGTGGCGATCGGGCTGGTCGCCGTCCTCTTCAGCGCCAGGTCGCTCGGCTTCACCGGCATGAAGATGTCGGGGTTCCTGTCCATGTTCGGACTCGCCCTCGTCGTGGCCTGGAGCGGCGGGGTCGCCGTCATCGCCATGAGCGCCGGGCGCCGGCGCCGTGACGCCGCCCTGCTGCGCGCTCTCGGGGCCTGCGAGGGCGGCGTCACGGCCACCCAGGTCCTGGAGGGGGTGCTCCACGCGCTCACCGCGGCCGTCCTCGGCCTACTCGCCTTTGCGGCGGCGAGCTCGATTATGGGCGGGGCCGCCGGTCTGGGGATCGTCGAGACCCTCGCCCGCGGACCGTGGGTCGAGCTCGGCGCGGTCACGGGGCTGACCCTGGTCACCACCTGCCTGGCCGTCGTCGCCTCCTCCCGTGCGCGCGGCGGGCAGAGCGTCGGGCAGGTCCTGCGGGCGCAGGACTGA